The DNA window CCAGCACCGCCGGATCGACGAGTTCGATCTGGCGCAGGATGAACGGCCGGCAGATGGCGACCTCCTGGTCGGAGGGATCGCGGTTGCCCGGCGGGCGCCAGTAGATGACATTGGCGATATAGGCTGAGTCCCGGTCGAGCCCGATGGCCTTCAGCATCCGGTCGAGCAATTTTCCCGATCGCCCCACGAAGGGCTTGCCCTGAATGTCCTCGTCCCGGCCCGGCGCCTCGCCGACGAACATCAGCCTCGCCTTCGGATTGCCGTCGGCGAAGACGAGATTCTTGGCCGTGAGGCGCAGGTTGCAGCCCTCGAAATTCGCCAGCAGCGATTCCAGTTCCTCAAGCGACTGCGCCGAACGCGCCGCCTCGCGGGCCGCCATGACCGCGTCGTCGCCCGGCAGTGTAGCGCCGGACATCGATCCCGCGGCCGCAGGCGGCGGCGTGGACGGGCCGGCAGCCCGAGGTGCCTGCTGGAAGCGCGCGCCGCTTTCCTGGAGATTGCGTTGCGGAGCGGCCGGCATGGTCCGCTGCGCGCCCCGTGCCTCCGCCTGCGCGGCGCTTTCGGCGAAGCGATCGACCGGATCGTCGCCGAGCGCCGTATCGACGCCCATCGCCTCATACCATTCGAGGAGGCCTTTCAGGTCGGCAAAGGAAAGCGGAGGCTCGGTCATCGCTCGCGGTGGCTGGATGTTGAATGCCGCGCATCCAATCAGGCTGGCCCTCGAAGCACAAGGCGCAAACCGCAGTGCGCGCCAGCAACGGATCGCGCAAACTCGTTCCAAGGTTGGAGATGCTGCGACGAAGCGCATGCCTTGCACCGGGCCGCGCGGCGGGTACATTGCCTTGGAACAATTCCGGCCTTCGATCAATCGGCCAGCGACCACTGAGACAAGGGAGAGAGCCTGATGGCGGCGAGCGACAGCCAGCCCGAGCGCGAGCAGATGGAATTCGACGTGGTGATCGTCGGCGCGGGGCCTGCGGGCCTTTCGGCGGCCATCCGCCTGAAGCAGATCGCAGCGGAAAAGGGCGAGGAGATTTCGGTCGTCGTCCTGGAAAAGGGCTCGGAGGTGGGCGCGCATATCCTCTCCGGCGCGGTGATCGACCCGATCGGCCTCGACAGGCTGCTGCCCGACTGGCGCGCGGACGAGACGGCGCCGATCAAGACGCCGGTGACCGACGACCAGTTCCTGATGCTCGGCCCGGCCGCGTCCGTGCGCCTGCCCAACTGGGCGATGCCGAAACTGATGTCGAACCACGGCAACTACATTGTCTCGCTCGGCAACGTCTGCCGCTGGCTGGCCGGCAAGGCGGAGGAACTCGGCGTCGAGGTCTATCCGGGCTTTGCCGCCGCCGAGGTGCTCTATGACGACGACGGCAAGGTGATCGGCGTTGCGACCGGCGACATGGGTGTCCTGAAGGACGGGACAGAGGGGCCGAACTTCCAGCGCGGCATGGAGCTTCTCGGCAAATACGTGCTGATCGGCGAGGGCGTGCGCGGGTCGCTCGCCAAGCAGCTCATCGCGCGCTTCCATCTCGACCAGAACCGCGAGCCGCCGAAATTCGGCATCGGCCTCAAGGAGCTTTGGGAGATCGATCCGGCCAAGCACAGGCCGGGCCTCGTGCAGCACTCCTTCGGCTGGCCGCTCGGCTGGTCCACGGGCGGCGGCAGCTTCCTCTACCATCTGGAGGACAACCAGGTCGCCGTCGGCTTCGTGGTGCACCTCAACTACACCAACCCCTATCTCTCGCCCTTCGAGGAGTTCCAGCGCTTCAAGACCCATCCGGCGGTGCGCGCCACCTTCGAGGGCGGCAAGCGCATCTCCTATGGCGCCCGCGCCATCACCGAGGGCGGCTACCAGTCGGTGCCGAAGCTCACCTTCCCGGGCGGCGCGCTCATTGGCTGCTCGGCCGGCTTCGTCAACGTGCCGCGCATCAAGGGCAGCCACAACGCCATGCTCTCCGGCATCGAGGCGGCCGAGGCGGTCGCCAGGGCGCTCACCGCGGGCAGGGCACAGGACGAGATCAACGACTACGAGTTCGGCTGGCGGCACGGCCCGATCGGCCGCGATCTCTGGAAGGTGCGCAACGTCAAGCCGCTCTGGTCGAAGTTCGGCACGCTGTTCGGCATCGGGCTGGGCGGCCTCGACATGTGGATGAACGAGAAGCTGGGCTTCTCCTTCTTCGGCACCCTGAAGCATGGCTACCGGGACTTTGAGGCGACCTTCACCAAGAACCACGCCAAGCCGATCGCCTACCCGAAGCCGGACGGCAAGGTCTCCTTCGACCGGCTCTCCTCGGTGTTCCTCTCCAACACCAACCACGAGGAAAACCAGCCGGTCCACCTGAAGCTCAAGGACCCGTCGGTCCAGCGCTCGGAACTGGACCTTTTCACCGGGCCGTCGACCCGCTACTGCCCCGCCGGCGTCTACGAGTGGACGGGCGTGGAGGAGGGTAACCCCACCTTCGTGATCAACGCGCAGAACTGCGTCCACTGCAAGACGTGCGACATCAAGGACCCGAACCAGAACATCACCTGGACGGTGCCCGAAGGTGGCGGCGGACCGAACTATCCCAACATGTGAGTTTGCTGGCTGGCGGTGCGTCGCATCCGCGAGGAGCACGCGGCCGCCGCCTTCGACAACGGGAGTCAGGCGGCGGCGGGCCGAACGATCCCAACATGTAACGGTGCTGGCTGGCGGCGCGCTGCCGTCCGCCTGGACGCACGGCAGTCATATTCCGGAAGCCGAAATCGGCTTCGGAAGGCTTGGTTGCTGCGGCGCACAATAACGTGATGGGCAATTTCGAACGAATATTAGGCATGCCTGAAACGCGTGCAAACAGGCTGTAGCGCTGCTTGAAGAGAGGTGTCTGGACTCTGGCAGGCAAGGCCTGGCCGTCGCCGGGACCGCACTTCACAGACAAGACTCAATGTCTTAAGTCGAACAAAATATATTAATAAAATCATTAAGATATATTGATTCTTGGAATCAGATTGTTTGGCGCCTAGGTGCCGTCGGTTCAGAGATGATTCAATCTCTCAACGAACGGACTCGAAATGAAAGCCGCGCTGTCAAACCGCTTTCAGCTGCGGATTTTCCGTCCCCGGAGCTTAGCCGGAACTTCAATTTTGCCTTAGCCTTGATCACGCAAAGGTGAAACATTCCGCGCGTTGTCGATTGACGTTTCCCTCGTCCTGCCGGAAGCTTTCCATGCCGCATGCATAGGAGGGTTCCGATGGACCGAGCTCCCAGTGCGTACCTCGTCCGGCATCTAGGCGCGTCAGTGGCCGCCGCCGGCATTGCGTTCATGACATCGTTGTTTTCCGCCCCGGCCGATGCTGCCGAGACGGAGGTCGATCTGGAACTCGTTCTCGCCGTCGACGTCTCGCGGTCGATGGACTACGACGAGCAGATGCTCCAGCGTCAGGGCTATATCGAGGCGATCACCAACCCGGACGTTGTCGGTGCCATCCGGCAGGGGCTCGTCGGCAAGATCGCCATCAGCTACTTCGAATGGGCCGGTCCCGGCCAGCAGCGGCTTGCCGTTCCCTGGCACCTCATCAGCGACATGGAAAGTGCCGAGGCCTTTGCCGCGCAGATCGACAAGGCCCAGCTCGGCATGGCCAGCGGGACCTCGATATCGAGCGGTCTTGCGGCCGCCGCCGACCTCTTCGACGGCAACGGCTTTCGGTCCTATCGGCAGGTCATCGACATGTCCGGCGACGGTCCGAACAATCGCGGCGGCATGGTCGAGCCGGTGCGCGACAAGGTGCTCTCGCGCGGCATCATCATCAACGGCTTGCCGATCATGCTGAAGCCGGACGGCTATTCGCCCTACTCCATCGCCGACCTCGATCTCTATTACCGCGACTGCGTGATCGGCGGTCCGGGCTCCTTCATCGTGCCGGTGAGGGGGGAGGAACAGATGATCGAGGGCATCCGGCGCAAGCTGATCCTAGAGGTGGCGGCAAGCCTGCCGCAGATCATCCCGGCGGACGTGATCCTGCCCGCGCCGAAAACGACGGACTGTCTGATCGGCGAAAAACTCTGGCGGCGCTATATGGATCCCTGAAGCATCGGACCGAAAAGTGGGAACCGGTTTTCGGACAATCCGATGCGATCACTAGAATGCTCTGAGGGGGAGGCGATGCCTCACCCCGCGATGCGTGAAAAGTCCGCGACCGTGTGACAGGCGGTGCGGATGGCGGCCAGCATGGCGAGGCGGTTCTTGCGGACGGCCGGGTCCTCGGCATTGACCAGCACGTGGTCGAAGAAGGCGTCGATCGCCGGACGCATCTCGGCAAGGGCCGCCATCGCCTCGGCGAACTCTTCCTTGTCCACATGGGCCTTCGCATGGGCCGTGGCAGCGTCGAGGACGCCAGCCAGCACCTTCTCCTGCGCCTCGCCCGTCTCCTCCAGCAGACGCCGGTCGAGGTGGGAATGGTCGTAGGTGGTGCCGTCCTTCTTTTCCTCCGCCTTGAGGATGTTGGCGGCGCGCCGGTAGCCGGCCAGCAGGCTTGCGCCATCCTCGGTCTCAAGGAAGGCGCCCAGCTGCTCCACACGGCGGACGATCAGCAGCAGGTCGTCCTGGTCACCAAGCGAAAACACTGCATCGACGAGATCATGGCGTGCACCCTGTTCACGAAGCTGGACCTTCAGCCGGTCGGCGAAGAAGGAGAGCAGATCCTGACGTACCGCAGTACGGTCACCAACTGGAAATGTGGTGGCGCCACTTTCGCTTCTAATCTTATTTGCCTCGCTATGCATTTCGTAGGCTGTTCTGATGGCTTGGCTGAGCGACAAACGTAGCCTGTTCTCCAGCACAAGCCGGATCACGCCCAACGCCGCGCGGCGAAGCGCGTAGGGGTCCTTGGAGCCCGTCGGCTTTTCGTCGATGGCCCAGAAGCCAACGAGCGTGTCGAGCTTGTCGGCAAGCGCGACGGCGACCGATACCGGCGCGGTCGGTGTGCGATCGCCGGGGCCCTGCGGCTTGTAGTGCTCTTCCAGCGCGGCGGCGACGGAAAGGTCCTTGCCTTGGGCGGTGGCGTAGTAGCGGCCCATCAGACCCTGCAATTCAGGAAACTCGCCGACCATGCCGGTGACGAGATCCGCCTTGGCAAGCTTTGCCGCGCGGGCAGCGTGCTGCGGATCGGCGCCGACCAGCGGCGCGATCTCTGTCGCAAGCGCGACGATGCGCTGGACGCGCTCGGCCTGGGTGCCAAGCTTCTCGTGGAAGGTGATCTTTTCCAGCTTCGGCAGGCGGCTTTCGAGGCTTGCCCCCAGATCATGCTCGTAGAAGAACTTGGCGTCCGAAAGACGGGCGCGGATGACGCGCTCGTTGCCCGCGACGATGGTCTTGCCGCCGTCGCTCGCCTCGATGTTGGAGACGAGCAGGAACTTGTTGGCAAGCTTGCCGGTCTTCGGATCGTTGAGCACGAAGCATTTCTGGTTGGCGCGAATCGTTGCCCGGATCACTTCCGGCGGGATCGACAGGAACTCCTCGTCGAACGAACCCATCAGCACCACGGGCCATTCCACGAGGCCGGAGACCTCATTGAGAAGGCCTTCGTCCTCGACCAGTTCCAGCCCGCTCGCGAGCGCAAGGTCGCGCGCGTCATGCAGAATGACGTCGCGCCGGCGTGCCGGATCGAGGATGACCTTGGCCTTTTCGAGGCTCGCCATATAGTCCTCGAAGCGGCGGACGGTGAACGCGTCCGGCGCGAGGAAGCGATGGCCGCGGGTGGTGTTGCCCGAACGGATGCCCTCGATCTCGAAATCGACGACGACCGGCTCCTCGGTC is part of the Hartmannibacter diazotrophicus genome and encodes:
- the glyS gene encoding glycine--tRNA ligase subunit beta, encoding MPDLLIELFSEEIPARMQDRAAEDLKSLVTGGLVEAGLTYEGAKAFATPRRLALTVHGLTARSPDLSEERKGPRVGSPEKALEGFLRGAGLASIDEARVVTDPKKGDFYVADIRKVGRAAEEIIADVIPSVIRAFPWPKSMRWGSGTLRWVRPLHSILCTFGPETEEPVVVDFEIEGIRSGNTTRGHRFLAPDAFTVRRFEDYMASLEKAKVILDPARRRDVILHDARDLALASGLELVEDEGLLNEVSGLVEWPVVLMGSFDEEFLSIPPEVIRATIRANQKCFVLNDPKTGKLANKFLLVSNIEASDGGKTIVAGNERVIRARLSDAKFFYEHDLGASLESRLPKLEKITFHEKLGTQAERVQRIVALATEIAPLVGADPQHAARAAKLAKADLVTGMVGEFPELQGLMGRYYATAQGKDLSVAAALEEHYKPQGPGDRTPTAPVSVAVALADKLDTLVGFWAIDEKPTGSKDPYALRRAALGVIRLVLENRLRLSLSQAIRTAYEMHSEANKIRSESGATTFPVGDRTAVRQDLLSFFADRLKVQLREQGARHDLVDAVFSLGDQDDLLLIVRRVEQLGAFLETEDGASLLAGYRRAANILKAEEKKDGTTYDHSHLDRRLLEETGEAQEKVLAGVLDAATAHAKAHVDKEEFAEAMAALAEMRPAIDAFFDHVLVNAEDPAVRKNRLAMLAAIRTACHTVADFSRIAG
- a CDS encoding electron transfer flavoprotein-ubiquinone oxidoreductase → MAASDSQPEREQMEFDVVIVGAGPAGLSAAIRLKQIAAEKGEEISVVVLEKGSEVGAHILSGAVIDPIGLDRLLPDWRADETAPIKTPVTDDQFLMLGPAASVRLPNWAMPKLMSNHGNYIVSLGNVCRWLAGKAEELGVEVYPGFAAAEVLYDDDGKVIGVATGDMGVLKDGTEGPNFQRGMELLGKYVLIGEGVRGSLAKQLIARFHLDQNREPPKFGIGLKELWEIDPAKHRPGLVQHSFGWPLGWSTGGGSFLYHLEDNQVAVGFVVHLNYTNPYLSPFEEFQRFKTHPAVRATFEGGKRISYGARAITEGGYQSVPKLTFPGGALIGCSAGFVNVPRIKGSHNAMLSGIEAAEAVARALTAGRAQDEINDYEFGWRHGPIGRDLWKVRNVKPLWSKFGTLFGIGLGGLDMWMNEKLGFSFFGTLKHGYRDFEATFTKNHAKPIAYPKPDGKVSFDRLSSVFLSNTNHEENQPVHLKLKDPSVQRSELDLFTGPSTRYCPAGVYEWTGVEEGNPTFVINAQNCVHCKTCDIKDPNQNITWTVPEGGGGPNYPNM
- a CDS encoding DUF1194 domain-containing protein, which gives rise to MTSLFSAPADAAETEVDLELVLAVDVSRSMDYDEQMLQRQGYIEAITNPDVVGAIRQGLVGKIAISYFEWAGPGQQRLAVPWHLISDMESAEAFAAQIDKAQLGMASGTSISSGLAAAADLFDGNGFRSYRQVIDMSGDGPNNRGGMVEPVRDKVLSRGIIINGLPIMLKPDGYSPYSIADLDLYYRDCVIGGPGSFIVPVRGEEQMIEGIRRKLILEVAASLPQIIPADVILPAPKTTDCLIGEKLWRRYMDP
- a CDS encoding uracil-DNA glycosylase, with the translated sequence MTEPPLSFADLKGLLEWYEAMGVDTALGDDPVDRFAESAAQAEARGAQRTMPAAPQRNLQESGARFQQAPRAAGPSTPPPAAAGSMSGATLPGDDAVMAAREAARSAQSLEELESLLANFEGCNLRLTAKNLVFADGNPKARLMFVGEAPGRDEDIQGKPFVGRSGKLLDRMLKAIGLDRDSAYIANVIYWRPPGNRDPSDQEVAICRPFILRQIELVDPAVLVFLGNQPSKALVGRDAMVGIRKFRGRWRTFEVGGRQVPLMPTFHPAYLLRQPMEKRLAWRDFLEVKARLAAVTKPD